From the Pseudomonas syringae KCTC 12500 genome, the window GCGTACCCACGCCACCAGTCATGGCGGTGACTGCCGCCGTCAGGCCGGCAGGAATGACTTCGCCATTGGTCTTGCCCTGGCGATTGAATTCCAGCTGGATGTCATTGCCGCTCGCCCCGCTCCATTTGCAGGAAAGGGTCAGCACACCCGCTTCGACAGCCGCGGTGATCGGCAGGTCAGGCGTGGCATTGATCTTCACCGACAGCGCAGTAGCAGCCTGGGCATCGGTTGCACCATTAACGACAGTGGCCTGCACTCGCATGCCGCCGACATACAGGTTCAGCAGACCGGCTTCGGTCGCCGCCCCGGTGAGGGTGACTTTCGCGCCGGCCTTGGCGCCTTCGGTATTGAGCAGCGGCAGGCACCAGACTTCGCCGGTGGGGTCCGCCTTGCGCCAGGTTTCATACATCGAGGCCAGCATGGAGCCCTGACCGCCGATGTTTTTCGCCAGCGCCACACTCGGCACCAGCACCAGAGAACCCAGTTCGGGGCCGGACACATCGTCGTTGACCTGCGCAACGATCAGTCGACGCATGCTGGCCGACGCGCTGTTGGCGGCCGAGTTGTCCATCTCCGCATAAAACAGCGGAACGCGAACATCGGATGGAATGTTGTTAAAGCTGATAGCCATTGTTTGGCTCCCTCTTGGTTAAGCCGTGAAGGCTTGATGGGTGGTGGTGGATTGCTCGGTTTGAAGGGTGATGTCGCCGTCGTTCTGACGACGCTGCCACCAGGCGTTGAAGGTCACCTGCCGG encodes:
- a CDS encoding DUF2635 domain-containing protein, encoding MTQRITVVPAEGRTVPDPEAGDLLPVEGRQVTFNAWWQRRQNDGDITLQTEQSTTTHQAFTA